The following DNA comes from Mucilaginibacter jinjuensis.
CGTAAAGCTTACGAAGACAAATGGAACGACATTGGCCTGTTTGTAAAATACGGTTTCCTGAGCGACGATAAATTCTATGACAAGGCGAAAGATTTTGTTTTATTAAAAAACACAGCTAAAGAAACTTTCACCTTAAATGAATACAAAGAGAAAGTAGAAGCTGAGCAAACCGATAAAGACGGCCAATTGGTTTACATCTATACCAACGATCCGGCTAAACAGGATGCCTTTATCCAATCGGCCAATCGCAAAGGTTATGATGTGTTATTGATGGACTCTCCTATCGACACTCACTTTGTGAGCCACCTGGAGCAAAAACTGGATAAAACATCATTAAAACGTGTTGATGCTGATGTTGCCGATAAACTGATTAAGAAAGAAGATGCCCCTGCACACATCTTAACCGACGAGCAAAGTGCTTCTGTAAAAACCATTTTCGATTCTGCTATTAACAAACCGGCCTTTAAGGTTGAGCTGGAAAGCTTAAGCCCGGATGAGTTACCGGTAACTGTAACTATGGACGAGTTTATGCGCCGTATGAAAGATATGGCAGCTATGGGTGGCGGCATGAGTTTTTACGGCCAAATGCCTGATAATTACAAAGTGGTAGTTAACGCTAACCACAAATTAATTACCCGCATTTTAGGCGAAGAAAACGCAGATACCCAGGCTCAATTAGCTAAACAAGCTTTTGACTTAGCACTGTTATCGCAAGGCTTATTAACCGGTGCCGAATTAACAGAGTTTGTGAACAGAAGTGTTAGTTTAATCTAACAAGGGTTTCTCCCACTTTGTCATTCCGACGAAGGAGGAATCTTATACGCCCTGCCATCTTAAAGCAAGACGAATAAGATCTCTCACTACGTTCGAGATGACGAATGGTAAATACTTAAAAGCTGCTTTCGGGCAGCTTTTTTTATGCAATAAACTTTGGTATATTTAAATAATAAACCAAGTTGCCCACGCCCGTCATTGCGAGGTACGAAGCAATCGCGAACTTTACAGAGCCGCTCTGCTTATCGGGGATTGCTTCGTACCTCGCAATGACGAGTAAAGGCCTATAAACCAATAAAGTTCATTGCCATGAAATCAATAAAACACATCCTCATCCTATTCATTGCCCTCACAACCATTACCACTGCATTCGCCCAAACAACACCAACCAAGGCCGATAAAAAGAAAGCCCAGCAAGATGCCGTAAAAGCATTGGTTGAATCGCAGCATTATACATTTATAGCGCAATACGCTAACCCGCTGGGTGGTGGCCACCGTTATCTTACCTCTGATTATGATCTTAAAATCAGGAAAGATTCATTGATTGCTTACCTGCCTTATTTTGGCCGGGCTTATTTTGATACAGGTTATGGCAGCAGCGACAACGGCATTAAGTTTACCTCAACCAAGTTTACCTACAAAATAACTGCTAAGAAAAAAGGTGGCTGGGATGTAATTATCAAACCGTCCGACGTAAAGTATATGGATACTGTTAACATGTATATTTCTGCCGATGGCTATACCAATGTACAGTTTACCATCACCAACAAAAGCGCCATTTCATTTGACGGGGTTTTAAAGGATAAGGCAACGAAGAAGTAATTTTAATTTGTCAATTAGTTAATTTGTCGATTTGACAATGCTTTTCAAAAAGGCATTTCATTAACAAATTACCGAATTGACAAATTATCTAATTAGCTTCATGCTTCCTAATCTTCACAAAAACCAGCTTACTCGTAGGCGTATTGCTTTTATCAGCAGCGCTGCTTAATGGGATCAGCACGTTTCCTTCTGGATAATAAACTGCTGTATTACGTTCTGGAATATCATAAGCTACGATGATAAACAAACGGGCAACTCGCTCTATTCCATCATAATGGCTCGATATATCAACCTTATCCCCTGCCTTAAAACCTGCTTTGGCAATATCTGCAGGGTTCATAAATATTACCCGGCGTTCGTTGTGGATGCCGCGGTAACGGTCTTCCATACCGTAAATAGTGGTATTAAACTGGTCGTGGCTACGGATGGTGGTGAGATAGTATTCATCAGCTTTGGGTTCATGCTTCGGCAAGCCGGCAATATTAAAGGCTGCTTTGCCACCCCAATCAGGCGTTTCAAACTTGCCGGCACGTGGTGCATTAGGCAGATAAAAACCACCCGGCTTACGGATCTGCTTGTTATACTCCTCGAAACCCGGAATTACCTTTTCAATATCATCGCGGA
Coding sequences within:
- a CDS encoding DUF4251 domain-containing protein, which codes for MKSIKHILILFIALTTITTAFAQTTPTKADKKKAQQDAVKALVESQHYTFIAQYANPLGGGHRYLTSDYDLKIRKDSLIAYLPYFGRAYFDTGYGSSDNGIKFTSTKFTYKITAKKKGGWDVIIKPSDVKYMDTVNMYISADGYTNVQFTITNKSAISFDGVLKDKATKK